One region of Chanodichthys erythropterus isolate Z2021 chromosome 19, ASM2448905v1, whole genome shotgun sequence genomic DNA includes:
- the sost gene encoding sclerostin: MQVSLALVHCSARLLLLLLLQGCFTAAHGWRALKNDATEIIPEYTEDTNKPEEQIQLSDNNTMNRAKNGGRRSSANSRTYGASELSCRELRSTRYVTDGSCRSVKPVKELVCSGQCLPAHLMPNSILRGKWWRSSSSDYRCIPAHSRTQRIQLQCPNGPNRTYKIRVVTSCKCKRYTRHHNQSDVKELPSKKPRRNKKHRSKVPSVNSNSY, encoded by the exons ATGCAGGTGTCTCTAGCGCTCGTGCACTGCAGCGCGCgactgttgctgctgctgctgctacagGGATGTTTCACAGCTGCGCACGGATGGAGGGCTTTAAAAAATGATGCTACAGAAATTATACCAGAATACACGGAGGACACGAATAAACCCGAGGAGCAGATACAACTTTCTGACAATAACACAATGAACCGGGCTAAGAACGGAGGAAGGAGGTCATCAGCCAACTCACGTACTTATG GAGCCTCGGAACTAAGCTGTAGGGAGCTGCGTTCTACCCGCTACGTTACTGATGGATCTTGCCGTAGCGTCAAACCTGTGAAGGAACTGGTGTGTTCCGGTCAATGCCTTCCAGCTCATCTCATGCCAAACTCAATTCTAAGGGGGAAATGGTGGAGAAGCAGCTCCTCCGATTACCGCTGCATCCCTGCTCACTCCCGCACTCAGCGGATACAACTCCAGTGTCCGAACGGACCAAACCGGACATACAAAATCCGAGTAGTCACGTCTTGCAAGTGCAAACGCTACACTCGCCATCACAACCAATCGGATGTCAAGGAGTTGCCCTCTAAGAAGCCACGGCGCAATAAGAAGCACCGCAGCAAAGTGCCCTCAGTCAACAGCAATTCGTACTGA